TGAGTAGGTCGATCCTTGCCCTTATTACAGTCCTTGTGCTCAGTGTGTTCTCGGTTAACGCACAGCGCAGGGTGACTCCGGTGACCCCGCGTGACCCCGGGGCGGCTCCTGTGATTCCGGATGTGAAGAAGCCCATTGACCCCTCGCGCCTGGTGACCACCACCGATGCCCAGGGCAACACTGTGACAGTCGACACCGTCACCGGTCTCGAATATGTCGATTCAACTCTGCTCAAGGCTCCTCCCAAGATGGAGTATCCGCTGCTTCACGAGGTGGTGGCGGGTGTCAATGTGTGGGACCCTCTGATGCGTGCCCTCGGTCAGAAGTACGGATTGGGGGATGTGTGGGGCGAACTTAGCCTGCACAACCGCTATTTCCCGTTTTTTGCAATAGGTCTCGGCAATTGCAACGACACTCCTGCCGATAAGAACTATACTTTCAAGACCCCCATTGCTCCGTATTTCAAGCTCGGCGCGTCCTACAATTTCCTCTACAACTCCAACCCCGACTATAAGTTGCAGATGGGTCTGCGCTATGGGTTCTCCACATATAAGTGGAGTGTGCTCGACGCCACGGTCGACGAGGGATACTGGGGTGAGCCTTCCAGGTTCTCACTCAACGATCTGAGCCACACGGCAGGATACCTTGAGGTGACATTCGGCATTAAGGTGAACATCGCCGGTAACTTTTCGGCGGGATGGACGCTCGTGTACCATTCGGTGCTCCACGAGTCGAAGTCACCTTACGGACAACCCATGTATATCCCCGGCTACGGTAAGCGCAACGGCGCGTTCACGGCTAATTTCTCCGTAATGTACACTATCCCCATAAACAAAAAGCCTGTCGCCGAGGTTACAGAAGAAAAGGGGGCACCGTCGGGCTACTGACGGTGACGCCTCGGAGTCCTCACCCTTTCATCACCAGATATATTTATGATAGAGAGAATTGTAATCATCGATAATGTTGACCCTGTCAGTTTCTATGGTGTCAACAACAGCAATATGCATCTCATACGCAACCTCTTCCCTAAGCTGCGCATGGCGGCTCGCGGTTCGGTGATAAAGGTGATAGGCGACGATGCCGAGACAGCCGAGTTCGAAAGGAAGATCAAGGAGCTGGAGGAGTATTGCTCCCGATTCAACAAGCTTACCGAGGAGGTGATTCTCGATATTGTGAAGGGCAATGCCCCTTCCGAACCGAAGCAGGACGATGTGATCATCTACGGCATAAACGGCAAGGCTA
The sequence above is drawn from the Duncaniella freteri genome and encodes:
- a CDS encoding DUF6048 family protein, which encodes MSRSILALITVLVLSVFSVNAQRRVTPVTPRDPGAAPVIPDVKKPIDPSRLVTTTDAQGNTVTVDTVTGLEYVDSTLLKAPPKMEYPLLHEVVAGVNVWDPLMRALGQKYGLGDVWGELSLHNRYFPFFAIGLGNCNDTPADKNYTFKTPIAPYFKLGASYNFLYNSNPDYKLQMGLRYGFSTYKWSVLDATVDEGYWGEPSRFSLNDLSHTAGYLEVTFGIKVNIAGNFSAGWTLVYHSVLHESKSPYGQPMYIPGYGKRNGAFTANFSVMYTIPINKKPVAEVTEEKGAPSGY